A DNA window from Microcystis aeruginosa NIES-843 contains the following coding sequences:
- a CDS encoding DUF2605 domain-containing protein produces MLRNINNAKIKVSKIVIIRIMFPSQPTENELLKTILEPLLEDFTHWFSRSRLLLESERLSFLSVEEQNDLLARVKNAQQEVATAYLLFKTTGGQVGIEAKMLLPWHQLVAECWGVSSRRRRLQGWGEYQSPQTDA; encoded by the coding sequence ATGTTAAGAAATATAAATAACGCTAAGATTAAGGTAAGCAAAATCGTCATTATAAGAATAATGTTTCCTTCGCAACCCACCGAAAACGAACTCCTGAAAACTATATTGGAACCTCTACTAGAGGATTTCACCCATTGGTTTTCCCGTTCCCGTCTCCTCCTCGAATCCGAGAGATTATCCTTTCTCAGCGTCGAGGAACAAAACGATTTATTGGCAAGAGTCAAAAACGCCCAACAGGAGGTGGCCACGGCTTATTTACTCTTTAAAACCACAGGTGGTCAGGTGGGTATCGAGGCCAAGATGTTGTTGCCTTGGCATCAGTTGGTGGCAGAGTGTTGGGGAGTCAGCAGTCGTCGTCGTCGATTACAGGGTTGGGGAGAATATCAATCTCCTCAAACTGATGCTTAA
- a CDS encoding DUF2973 domain-containing protein: protein MLHLLYILAFTVIAFLTINNLIRSLITVSMDSQKRPAKSANSYNPYGYPMTSHPELLDEAGQPINEPLLVIRSLTVEDARQQLDAIYNSSPSATKEQDEEI from the coding sequence ATGTTACATCTGCTCTATATCCTCGCCTTCACAGTTATCGCTTTTTTGACCATTAATAATTTAATTCGGAGTCTGATTACTGTCAGCATGGATTCCCAGAAACGTCCTGCTAAATCGGCTAATTCCTATAATCCCTACGGTTATCCCATGACTTCCCATCCCGAACTTTTGGACGAGGCCGGACAACCGATTAATGAACCTCTGTTAGTGATTCGTTCTCTCACTGTCGAAGATGCTCGTCAACAGTTAGATGCCATTTATAATTCTTCTCCCAGTGCTACCAAAGAGCAAGATGAAGAAATCTAA
- a CDS encoding IS1634 family transposase, producing MNQSTEIEVKNLDHLGLVAGIIDEIGIVEIINEQVSIERGEIVTAGQVVKAIILNGLGFVSRALYLFPQFFEDKATEHLLGEGIEPKHLNDDKIGRVMDKLYQLNVSVIFLLISLAAVKKFGVATENSHLDSTSLSVEGEYNKEYPTVEILKSGAVGEEIETRQQPIKITYGYSRDRRPDLKQFMIDLIVSGDGDVPLFLKVGDGNEADKAVFGQIAREFKKQVDFDSLIVGDSALYSKENLKLMKEMRWLSRVPLSIKEAQELVDSISEKELTDSEIPGYSWRETISNYGGIEQRWLLVESQARQESDLKKLEKKIEQEKNSAQEKIRQLSRREFENRAVALAIAKGLSDSLKSHQLTEIKVNLIPPESQGSKLKSKDDLPSQSYQVQAELELNLTAIERLKKRAGRFVLATNDLEKQRLSSEDILKKYKGQQAPERGFSFLKDPCFFAHSVFLKSPHRIEVMAMLMGLCLLVYTIGQRQLRLSLKQQETGLKNPLGKLTDRPTLRWIFQGFQGIHLVRIQDNQKISNLTDERRNILRFFPKPCQEYYLLS from the coding sequence ATGAATCAATCAACAGAAATTGAAGTCAAAAATCTAGACCATCTGGGATTAGTAGCCGGAATTATCGATGAAATAGGAATCGTTGAAATTATCAACGAACAAGTCTCAATTGAGCGAGGAGAAATTGTCACAGCTGGGCAAGTCGTGAAAGCAATTATCCTGAATGGATTGGGATTTGTCTCCCGAGCCTTGTATTTATTTCCTCAATTTTTTGAAGATAAAGCAACCGAACATCTGCTGGGAGAGGGCATCGAACCAAAACACCTGAATGATGATAAAATTGGTCGAGTAATGGACAAACTTTATCAACTTAATGTTTCGGTCATTTTCCTACTGATTAGTTTAGCGGCCGTGAAAAAATTTGGTGTAGCAACCGAGAACTCCCATTTAGATTCGACTTCTCTATCAGTAGAAGGAGAATATAACAAGGAATACCCAACAGTAGAAATCCTGAAATCAGGAGCAGTGGGAGAAGAAATTGAAACCAGACAACAGCCAATAAAAATTACCTACGGATACTCCCGCGACCGAAGACCTGACTTAAAACAATTTATGATTGACTTAATCGTAAGTGGGGATGGAGATGTACCTTTATTCCTGAAAGTAGGGGACGGAAATGAAGCGGACAAAGCGGTTTTTGGTCAAATCGCCCGAGAATTTAAAAAACAAGTTGACTTTGACAGTTTAATAGTCGGCGATAGCGCCCTCTATAGCAAAGAGAATTTAAAACTAATGAAAGAAATGCGTTGGTTGTCTCGAGTACCATTAAGCATTAAAGAGGCTCAAGAGTTGGTTGATAGCATCTCAGAAAAAGAGTTAACCGATTCAGAAATACCGGGTTATTCCTGGCGGGAAACCATCTCTAACTATGGGGGGATAGAACAAAGATGGTTGCTAGTTGAAAGTCAAGCTAGACAAGAATCAGACTTGAAAAAATTAGAGAAAAAAATCGAGCAGGAAAAGAATTCTGCCCAAGAAAAAATCCGGCAACTATCCCGAAGAGAATTTGAGAATAGAGCGGTGGCGTTGGCGATAGCCAAAGGATTATCTGACTCCTTAAAATCTCATCAGTTAACGGAGATTAAAGTCAATCTCATTCCGCCTGAGTCCCAGGGGTCAAAACTCAAATCAAAAGACGATTTACCCTCTCAAAGCTATCAAGTTCAAGCCGAATTAGAGTTGAATTTGACCGCCATTGAGAGGCTAAAGAAACGAGCAGGACGATTCGTTTTAGCAACTAACGATTTGGAGAAACAACGATTAAGCAGTGAGGATATACTCAAAAAATATAAAGGGCAACAAGCTCCGGAAAGAGGATTTTCTTTTCTCAAAGACCCCTGCTTTTTTGCCCACAGTGTCTTTCTCAAATCTCCCCATAGAATCGAGGTCATGGCCATGCTCATGGGCTTGTGCCTGCTGGTTTATACTATTGGTCAAAGACAACTTCGTTTAAGTTTAAAACAGCAGGAGACGGGACTGAAAAATCCGTTGGGTAAGTTAACTGACCGACCGACGTTACGCTGGATATTTCAGGGCTTTCAAGGGATTCATCTCGTCCGTATTCAAGACAATCAAAAGATTAGCAACTTAACGGATGAGAGGCGCAACATTTTGAGATTTTTTCCCAAACCTTGCCAGGAATATTATCTCTTATCTTGA
- a CDS encoding YqiA/YcfP family alpha/beta fold hydrolase — translation MAVLQNRYIYLHGFASSPQSTKAQFLAHCWQKRGLAMEIPDLNGDDFSSLTLTRQIVQIGPLIEQSQFPVTLIGSSFGGLTAAWLAETYSQVQRLVLLAPAFNFGPIWLRQLGAETLANWQKSGSLSVYHYGYRRSLPIYSKFIEDLANYPQEKLIRQLPTLIIHGRADEVIPLENSRHYCINRPWVKLIELDSDHALTDVLTRIRAEIQLFINF, via the coding sequence ATGGCGGTTCTTCAAAACAGATATATTTATCTACACGGTTTTGCTTCTAGCCCCCAATCAACAAAAGCGCAATTTTTGGCACATTGTTGGCAAAAGAGGGGTTTAGCAATGGAAATTCCCGATCTTAACGGTGATGACTTTTCTAGCTTAACTCTCACTCGTCAGATTGTCCAAATCGGCCCATTGATTGAACAATCTCAGTTTCCCGTTACACTGATTGGTTCCAGTTTTGGCGGTTTAACGGCAGCTTGGCTGGCAGAAACTTATTCTCAGGTGCAAAGGCTCGTTTTATTAGCTCCGGCTTTTAATTTCGGGCCGATTTGGTTGCGACAATTGGGAGCAGAAACCCTAGCCAATTGGCAAAAATCTGGGAGTTTATCGGTTTATCACTACGGTTATCGTCGTTCTCTGCCAATTTATTCCAAATTTATCGAGGATTTAGCTAATTATCCCCAAGAAAAGTTAATCAGGCAGCTCCCCACCCTGATTATTCATGGTCGTGCCGATGAGGTGATTCCCCTAGAAAATAGTCGCCATTATTGCATAAATCGTCCTTGGGTAAAATTAATCGAATTAGATAGTGATCATGCCCTTACCGATGTTTTGACGAGAATCCGGGCTGAAATACAATTATTTATCAATTTTTGA